A window of Acidobacteriota bacterium genomic DNA:
AAACGTAAATGTCGCCGTCTTCGGCAAACACGCTCAGCTTTTTGTCTTTTGACAATTCGCCCAAAACCGGCGGAGCCTGCCTGGCTTCGTCTTCCGTCAGTTTGCGCAATCCGCTACCGTCGCGGTTAGCGACGTACAAATCCATTTCCTTCAGTCGAGGCTCACCTGCGCGCTTCCAGCGGAAATACACGCGCTGGCTGTCCTGCGACCAAAACACGCGCGAAGGCTCGTAGCCGACCAAATCCGGGCCGCGCATAATGCTGTCCACGGTCAACTCAAATTTCTTCGACTGAGCTTGTTGGGCCTGGCGGGGAAAAGGTAATAGCAATGCAAAAACGCAAAGCACAGAAAGCGAAATGCGAGAAACTAATTTCTTCATGACTTTAACTTTGGTTAAGAGAGTTATACGAATCGGACTTTGCTTTCACCATCCACGACTTCGCCAAGAATGTAATGCGGTTGGCGGGCGACATTGAACTGATCCTGGACGAATTGCAGGAATTGCGGGCTGGTGATGACGACCATGCCGATGCCCATGTTAAATGTGCGCAGCATGTCTTCGCGCGGGACGTTGCCAAGTTTTTGCATCAAATCGTAAACCGGCAGCACGGGCCAACTGCCTTCTTTGATGGCGACGTCAACATTGCGCGGCAAAATGCGCGGGATGTTTTCAACCAAACCTCCGCCGGTGATGTGCGCCAAGCCTTTGATGACACCTTCGTGTTCGATCAGGCGTTGCAGCGAGGGCAGGTAGTTTTTGTGCGGCTTGAGTAATTCCTGGCCAACGGTGCAGCCGAGTTCCGGCACATGCTGGTCAAGCTGGTAACCTCCGGCGTCAAACAAAATCTTGCGCGCCAAACTGTAGCCGTTCGTGTGCAATCCAATCGAAGGCAAACCAATCACCACATCTCCGGTGGTGATGCGGCTGCCGTTGATGACTTTCTTTTTGTCCACCACGCCGACAATGAATCCGGCAATGTCGTATTCTCCGTCTTGATAAAACTCCGGCATTTCGGCGGTTTCGCCGCCGAGCAAGGCGCATTCGCCTTCGCGGCATCCGCGCACCAAACCTTCGACCAGTTTTTCAATCACGTCGGGATACAGTTTGCCGACGGCGATGTAATCCAGAAAAAAGAGTGGGCGTGCGCCCTGCACCAAAATGTCGTTGATGCAGTGCGAGACCAGATCGTACCCAACGGTATCGTGAATGCCTGCGGCAAAGGCGATTTTCAGCTTCGTGCCAACGCCGTCGCAGCTTGCGACCAGCACAGGTTCGCGAATGTCATTGAACAGGCCGCTGAACATGCCTCCGAAGCTGCCGATTTCCGACATGACGTTCTCGTTAAAAGTCGAGCGCGCCATCTTTTTAATGCGTGCAGTTGCCTGATTGGCGGCGTCAATATCCACGCCAGCGTCTTTGTAAGTGATTGAATGATTCATAGTTTGAAATGTTCGGGTTGCCCACTTTGTGTGAGTTCGCGTTGAAGTTCGGTTATTCGTTCAAGGGTTGAATTGGTTGTTTCGGCATCCAGCCGAAAACTGACGATCAGATGATCGCCGACTTTTGCCTTCGGCGGTAACCGGTCGAGCGGCACATCAAATTGAACGCCATCCTCGGCGAGGATGACTGCCAGACCGCCTTCGATGCGGTCAATGAATGCTTTGAAATCAGTGGTGTTTGGGCAATCGTCAATCAATCTCTTCTTTTTGTGTGAAGCCCCTGGCGGTTGCCGAGGCTTTTTTCGGTTGCGTCAACAATTCTTCCAGTTCAACCCGGCCTTGCCACAATGAAGCTAGACTGGCTTGGCGATTGGTCGAAACCTGAAAGGTGTTGCCATCGGAAACAATCGCAATTTCGCCGCT
This region includes:
- a CDS encoding DUF3006 domain-containing protein, which codes for MDRIEGGLAVILAEDGVQFDVPLDRLPPKAKVGDHLIVSFRLDAETTNSTLERITELQRELTQSGQPEHFKL
- a CDS encoding phosphoribosylformylglycinamidine cyclo-ligase, with the translated sequence MNHSITYKDAGVDIDAANQATARIKKMARSTFNENVMSEIGSFGGMFSGLFNDIREPVLVASCDGVGTKLKIAFAAGIHDTVGYDLVSHCINDILVQGARPLFFLDYIAVGKLYPDVIEKLVEGLVRGCREGECALLGGETAEMPEFYQDGEYDIAGFIVGVVDKKKVINGSRITTGDVVIGLPSIGLHTNGYSLARKILFDAGGYQLDQHVPELGCTVGQELLKPHKNYLPSLQRLIEHEGVIKGLAHITGGGLVENIPRILPRNVDVAIKEGSWPVLPVYDLMQKLGNVPREDMLRTFNMGIGMVVITSPQFLQFVQDQFNVARQPHYILGEVVDGESKVRFV